A window of the Trichoderma asperellum chromosome 4, complete sequence genome harbors these coding sequences:
- a CDS encoding uncharacterized protein (EggNog:ENOG41) → MPRFSVAFARRKSTADDIENAEVTPPGQGTFRVLERHDYSGVKSFDGGVKMAKANGAMLSKPDFQADDNMFSDMKANRGSGLSNTTHTTSTDTSSRHSNASTAPSSADFSGGNLFHDDNRNGPPKSSSSDIHGRGISNKSIGSKFLDRAGRTFSFGGQKKYSIPPPLEDPPMPDLPPPMPIMAEPGRTGSRGTTTYTQAPTISRKPAPRDISVMDMGGDFGSMFSGSGFDKRASMATLKNDDLASPRFLTGNPQMHHQMPHSPDTATPAQPLLGAWNTPKNDDIGDDYPSDDEGPPPVPNHSAPRYRSPARQAPVRKVSPAEQPPAPARQTPMHHPPAPPQRQSPIQEPVQPEEAQDDEDAKLLQETYTAIQLLSAEDDEFDENPQPGRYRREEDSFTVVPRAKTASNSNNGGDGDELFDGNRARPSKPNNRYIPPPDGAPRNKVMTPAEFEKYREDKIRHDRTNSNSKDDDEDDINYDDDEDEAEKSKQQAKQRRKQEAHMAVYRQQMMKVTGEANPTNGLGIPASMSAPQLSHMKHPSLDPAAASAMTGVSGASDEADDDEEIPLAILQAHGFPNKNRPPTRLSTVGSTPNIRASALLMPGRPSSSMGESAAARRHSTLPAFARNLPQDPFVGASIAQPALRESLSFNEMGMGPKPPSPLPPGGLVGVIASEERQRAMRRGSPSVDPSRLMGSGYNTPGGTAIDPIAGIPAHMMYPQQQMGGGMPGMMPHMMTPPPMLTVGDQAQLQMTQQMSQFMQMQMQFMQMMASNQNGGGPQQQPQQMQSPYQQPYGGLMGNHSMVDISSRNSMIGEQTLEPRRGDYGSMRTMSMVQPNSAPMATPMPHPGYAGSIRSSVHGYTPSIAPSERSNIGLPNRYRPVSQAVNPAGLGHMQSQSFSGALSAFDNKNKTSMRIVNKSASDDDDDEEGWEAMKNKRDKKRSLWRSKKNLSSVI, encoded by the exons ATGCCTAGATTCTCGGTTGCCTTTGCCAGGCGGAAAAGCACCGCAGACGATATCGAAAATGCTGAGGTGACCCCCCCAGGACAAGGTACATTCAGGGTCTTGGAACGACACGACTACTCTGGCGTCAAGTCGTTTGACGGAGGCGTAAAGATGGCAAAAGCAAATGGAGCCATGCTTTCAAAGCCTGATTTTCAGGCAGACGACAACATGTTTTCTGATATGAAGGCCAACCG TGGAAGCGGCTTGTCCAATACCACGCACACCACGTCCACTGATACGTCTTCGCGCCACAGTAATGCCTCGACAGCACCCTCCTCGGCGGACTTTAGCGGAGGCAACTTGTTCCACGACGACAATCGAAATGGCCCACCCAAGAGTTCATCATCCGATATACACGGTCGCGGAATATCGAACAAATCCATCGGATCCAAATTCTTAGACCGAGCTGGCCGGACCTTTTCGTTCGGTGGACAGAAGAAGTACAGCATTCCCCCGCCGCTGGAGGACCCCCCCATGCCGGATTTGCCGCCGCCCATGCCCATCATGGCTGAACCAGGACGCACTGGATCTAGAGGTACGACTACATACACGCAGGCCCCAACCATTTCCCGCAAGCCAGCTCCCCGCGATATCAGTGTTATGGACATGGGTGGTGACTTTGGATCAATGTTTTCAGGATCAGGTTTCGATAAGAGGGCCAGCATGGCCACCCTAAAGAACGACGACTTGGCTTCTCCCCGGTTTCTCACTGGCAACCCGCAAATGCACCACCAGATGCCACATAGCCCGGACACCGCAACGCCGGCTCAACCGCTGCTCGGCGCATGGAACACACCCAAAAACGATGACATCGGCGATGACTATCCATCGGATGATGAAGGCCCCCCACCAGTTCCGAATCATTCAGCTCCCCGGTACCGCTCTCCAGCTCGACAAGCGCCAGTCAGGAAAGTATCACCAGCTGAGCAAcccccagctccagctcgccaGACGCCAATGCACCACCCTCCGGCACCACCGCAGAGGCAGTCACCTATTCAAGAGCCTGTGCAGCCCGAGGAAGCacaagatgacgaggatgcaAAGCTCCTACAGGAAACTTACACTGCCATTCAGCTTCTTTCggctgaagatgacgaattTGACGAAAACCCACAACCCGGGCGATACCGGCGAGAGGAGGATAGCTTTACGGTAGTTCCACGAGCCAAGACTGCGTCCAACTCCAACAACGGAGGAGACGGAGATGAACTGTTTGATGGCAATAGAGCCCGGCCCTCTAAGCCTAACAATCGGTACATCCCTCCACCGGATGGTGCGCCTCGGAACAAAGTCATGACCCCTGCGGAATTCGAAAAGTATCGAGAAGATAAGATTCGTCATGATAGGACAAATAGCAATTcaaaggatgatgatgaagacgacatcaactatgacgacgacgaagacgaggctgAAAAGTCTAAGCAACAGGCGAAGCAGAGAAGGAAGCAGGAAGCTCACATGGCTGTTTATCGCcagcagatgatgaaggTGACGGGTGAAGCGAATCCGACAAACGGACTTGGTATTCCAGCTTCAATGAGCGCACCACAACTCAGCCATATGAAGCATCCTTCCCTTGAcccggcggcagcatctgCCATGACCGGTGTGTCCGGAGCGTCTGATGAGGccgacgatgatgaggagattCCTCTTGCCATCTTGCAGGCACATGGATTCCCCAACAAGAATCGACCTCCAACTAGGCTCAGCACCGTGGGATCAACCCCCAACATTCGAGCCTCAGCTTTGCTCATGCCAGGACGTCCATCCTCGTCAATGGGagaatctgctgctgcccgaCGCCACTCTACCCTTCCAGCATTTGCACGCAATTTGCCTCAAGATCCCTTTGTCGGAGCTAGCATTGCCCAGCCTGCTCTCAGGGAATCTCTGTCGTTCAATGAGATGGGTATGGGCCCCAAGCCCCCGTCGCCACTTCCTCCTGGAGGCCTTGTTGGTGTCATTGCTAGTGAGGAACGCCAGAGAGCGATGCGGCGCGGAAGCCCAAGCGTCGACCCCTCAAGGCTGATGGGCAGTGGCTACAATACACCTGGAGGCACTGCAATTGACCCTATTGCTGGGATCCCTGCGCATATGATGTATCCCCAGCAACAAATGGGAGGTGGAATGCCTGGCATGATGCCTCATATGATGACGCCGCCACCGATGCTTACTGTTGGCGACCAGGCTCAGCTTCAGATGACGCAGCAAATGTCGCAGTttatgcagatgcagatgcagttCATGCAAATGATGGCCTCAAACCAAAACGGCGGCggaccgcagcagcagccacaacaGATGCAGTCCCCATATCAACAGCCCTACGGTGGCCTAATGGGCAATCATTCCATGGTGGACATTTCCTCTCGTAACTCCATGATTGGCGAGCAGACCCTTGAGCCTCGTCGTGGTGATTACGGTAGCATGCGAACTATGAGCATGGTGCAGCCTAACTCGGCACCTATGGCTACACCTATGCCTCACCCCGGATATGCCGGGTCTATCCGGTCGTCTGTCCATGGGTATACTCCTTCGATAGCGCCGTCAGAGCGAAGCAACATTGGCCTTCCCAATCGTTATAGACCTGTCTCCCAGGCTGTGAACCCGGCTGGACTTGGCCATATGCAGTCTCAATCGTTTTCAGGGGCTCTGTCCGCTTTTGataacaagaacaagaccTCGATGAGGATTGTGAACAAGTCAGCCtccgatgacgatgacgatgaagagggctGGGAGGCGATGAAGAATAAGAGAGATAAGAAGAGGTCTCTGtggagaagcaagaagaatttGAGCTCAGTCATCTGA
- a CDS encoding uncharacterized protein (EggNog:ENOG41~TransMembrane:6 (i150-171o177-198i219-236o256-277i289-309o315-334i)) — protein MYIDCLLDSSIPHELLNEYADELEASAFRSVDVPDTIAEETPQASYKTQSHLDQADGTYGSINNTSSMNNSSSLSTLKGSLPQRRTPKDIFRSSENLPLLQHQDDEGVDSEPPSRPHSPQPATPKEAGPRPNLPWLEDADLDHDDPIVTLAIWINLIANIILLAGKIAVIISVPSMSVLAALVDAVLDLLSTAIVWTTTRLISGSQRDQHNYPVGRSRLEPLGVLVFSVIMVTSFFQVSLECVQRLAGPNHDVLQLGMPAIIIMITTIVIKGGCWLWCRLVKNSSVRALADDAITDVVFNIGSILFPLVGFYGRIWWLDASGGLLLSLVVILIWSRTSAQHIRNLTGFSAQPDERNLLLYLTMRFATAIRQIQNLRAYHAGDKLFVEVDIVLSAITPLKDSHDLSEVLTYFLESVPIVDRAFVHVDYLSYNAPTHMLKQPAT, from the exons atgtatatcgACTGTCTTCTTGATTCTTCCATCCCCCATGAGCTCTTGAACGAATATGCAGATGAGCTCGAGGCTTCGGCCTTTAGATCCGTTGATGTCCCGGATACTATTGCTGAAGAAACTCCCCAAGCCTCATACAAGACCCAGTCACATCTAGATCAGGCTGATGGAACATATGGCTCCATCAATAACACTTCCAGTATGAACAATAGCAGCTCATTATCAACTCTCAAGGGGTCACTTCCCCAGAGGCGAACTCCGAAAGACATTTTCCGCTCTTCTGAGAACTTGCCTCTGTTACAGCACCAGGATGACGAGGGCGTCGATAGCGAGCCGCCCTCACGACCGCACTCCCCTCAGCCAGCTACACCCAAAGAAGCTGGCCCTCGGCCAAATCTTCCGTGGTTGGAGGATGCTGACTTGGATCACGACGACCCCATTGTGACTTTGGCTATTTGGATCAACCTCATTGCAAATATCATTCTTCTGGCAGGTAAAATTGCCGTCATCATTTCTGTTCCTTCCATGTCTGTCCTCGCAGCTTTGGTCGACGCTGTCCTTGATTTGCTGAGTACCGCTATCGTCTGGACGACAACACGGCTGATCTCGGGAAGCCAGCGGGACCAGCACAATTACCCCGTTGGACGCTCACG ATTGGAACCTCTTGGCGTACTAGTTTTCTCGGTCATTATGGTGACCTCCTTCTTCCAAGTCAGCCTTGAATGTGTTCAGCGACTTGCTGGCCCAAATCATGACGTCCTCCAACTGGGAATGccagccatcatcatcatgataaCAACCATTGTAATCAAAGGTGGCTGCTGGCTATGGTGCCGGCTTGTTAAAAATTCAAGTGTCCGGGCCTT AGCTGACGATGCAATAACTGATGTCGTATTTAATATCGGCTCCATTCTGTTTCCATTGG TTGGCTTCTATGGCCGAATCTGGTGGCTCGACGCTTCCGgcggcctcctcctctccctcgtTGTGATTCTTATCTGGAGTCGCACCTCCGCCCAGCATATCCGCAATCTGACTGGGTTCTCGGCCCAGCCTGATGAACGAAACTTGCTGCTATATCTCACTATGCGCTTTGCCACCGCCATCCGCCAGATTCAGAACCTGCGTGCTTATCACGCGGGCGACAAACTTTTTGTGGAGGTGGACATCGTGCTCTCGGCTATTACGCCACTTAAAGACAGCCATGACCTGAGTGAGGTACTGACTTATTTCCTCGAGTCCGTTCCCATTGTGGATAGGGCGTTTGTCCATGTAGATTACTTGAGTTACAATGCGCCTACACACATGCTCAAGCAACCTGCTACATGA
- a CDS encoding uncharacterized protein (BUSCO:EOG092D46GG) — MSSIKGPAPQHHDGSSLRIGIVHARWNIAIIEPLVAGAKAKLLEAGVKESNIVIQSCPGAWELPIAVQRLYSASQIQSNASGAPSATDLLGASTHDLTALSAGDSSGPFDAIIAIGVLIKGETMHFEYIADSASQGLMRVQLDIGIPVIFGVLTVLNDEQAKSRAGISTSAEGKGHNHGEDWGLAAVEMGVKKNELAAGKILG; from the exons ATGTCTTCTATCAAGGGCCCCGCTCCTCAACACCACGACGGCTCCAGCCTGCGCATCGGCATTGTCCATGCGCGCTGGaacatcgccatcatcgagCCCCTCGTTGCTGGCGCAAAGGCCAAGCTCCTGGAAGCTGGTGTCAAGGAGTCCAACATTGTCATCCAGTCTTGCCCAGGTGCCTGGGAGCTTCCCATTGCTGTCCAGCG GCTATACTCCGCTTCCCAGATCCAATCCAATGCTTCCGGCGCTCCCTCAGCTACCGACCTCCTCGGCGCTTCAACCCACGACCTAACCGCCCTCTCCGCGGGCGATTCCAGCGGACCCTTTGACGCAATCATTGCCATAGGCGTGCTCATCAAGGGCGAGACTATGCACTTTGAGTACATCGCCGACTCTGCCTCTCAGGGCCTCATGCGCGTCCAGCTCGACATCGGCATCCCAGTTATTTTTGGCGTCTTGACCGTGCTCAATGATGAGCAAGCAAAGTCCCGCGCGGGTATTAGCACAAGCGCGGAAGGCAAGGGCCACAACCACGGAGAAGACTGGGGCTTAGCGGCTGTCGAGATGGGTGTCAAGAAGAATGAGCTGGCTGCAGGCAAAATCCTGGGCTAA
- a CDS encoding uncharacterized protein (EggNog:ENOG41~TransMembrane:6 (i289-310o316-337i358-375o395-416i428-448o454-473i)) has product MSSPNRHWLSHEDGFHSSPLHTRTSTLTTLIRTRSQQSLSSPRQSPPVPRHLVEDEETGPIRNSRLCNEDEATIERLLRDERRLSQILHGPQARSLRLIGRSNPRYRWERYWKTQEQLNAMKKPIREFYQRTNSLIQQYMYIDCLLDSSIPHELLNEYADELEASAFRSVDVPDTIAEETPQASYKTQSHLDQADGTYGSINNTSSMNNSSSLSTLKGSLPQRRTPKDIFRSSENLPLLQHQDDEGVDSEPPSRPHSPQPATPKEAGPRPNLPWLEDADLDHDDPIVTLAIWINLIANIILLAGKIAVIISVPSMSVLAALVDAVLDLLSTAIVWTTTRLISGSQRDQHNYPVGRSRLEPLGVLVFSVIMVTSFFQVSLECVQRLAGPNHDVLQLGMPAIIIMITTIVIKGGCWLWCRLVKNSSVRALADDAITDVVFNIGSILFPLVGFYGRIWWLDASGGLLLSLVVILIWSRTSAQHIRNLTGFSAQPDERNLLLYLTMRFATAIRQIQNLRAYHAGDKLFVEVDIVLSAITPLKDSHDLSEVLTYFLESVPIVDRAFVHVDYLSYNAPTHMLKQPAT; this is encoded by the exons ATGAGCTCACCAAACCGGCATTGGCTTAGCCACGAGGATGGTTTCCACTCTTCTCCTCTGCATACCCGGACAAGCACCCTGACAACATTGATCCGGACCCGTTCTCAGCAAAGCCTATCGAGCCCACGGCAGTCACCTCCGGTGCCGCGCCATCTcgtggaagatgaagagacggGACCTATACGAAACTCGAGGTTGTGcaacgaagatgaagctaCCATTGAGAGACTCTTGCGGGACGAGCGACGGCTGTCGCAGATCCTGCACGGTCCGCAGGCGCGAAGCTTGAGGCTCATCGGGAGGAGTAACCCGCGGTATCGCTGGGAACGGTACTGGAAGACGCAAGAACAACTCAATGCGATGAAGAAACCAAT ACGCGAGTTCTACCAGAGAACAAACTCGCTTATTCaacagtacatgtatatcgACTGTCTTCTTGATTCTTCCATCCCCCATGAGCTCTTGAACGAATATGCAGATGAGCTCGAGGCTTCGGCCTTTAGATCCGTTGATGTCCCGGATACTATTGCTGAAGAAACTCCCCAAGCCTCATACAAGACCCAGTCACATCTAGATCAGGCTGATGGAACATATGGCTCCATCAATAACACTTCCAGTATGAACAATAGCAGCTCATTATCAACTCTCAAGGGGTCACTTCCCCAGAGGCGAACTCCGAAAGACATTTTCCGCTCTTCTGAGAACTTGCCTCTGTTACAGCACCAGGATGACGAGGGCGTCGATAGCGAGCCGCCCTCACGACCGCACTCCCCTCAGCCAGCTACACCCAAAGAAGCTGGCCCTCGGCCAAATCTTCCGTGGTTGGAGGATGCTGACTTGGATCACGACGACCCCATTGTGACTTTGGCTATTTGGATCAACCTCATTGCAAATATCATTCTTCTGGCAGGTAAAATTGCCGTCATCATTTCTGTTCCTTCCATGTCTGTCCTCGCAGCTTTGGTCGACGCTGTCCTTGATTTGCTGAGTACCGCTATCGTCTGGACGACAACACGGCTGATCTCGGGAAGCCAGCGGGACCAGCACAATTACCCCGTTGGACGCTCACG ATTGGAACCTCTTGGCGTACTAGTTTTCTCGGTCATTATGGTGACCTCCTTCTTCCAAGTCAGCCTTGAATGTGTTCAGCGACTTGCTGGCCCAAATCATGACGTCCTCCAACTGGGAATGccagccatcatcatcatgataaCAACCATTGTAATCAAAGGTGGCTGCTGGCTATGGTGCCGGCTTGTTAAAAATTCAAGTGTCCGGGCCTT AGCTGACGATGCAATAACTGATGTCGTATTTAATATCGGCTCCATTCTGTTTCCATTGG TTGGCTTCTATGGCCGAATCTGGTGGCTCGACGCTTCCGgcggcctcctcctctccctcgtTGTGATTCTTATCTGGAGTCGCACCTCCGCCCAGCATATCCGCAATCTGACTGGGTTCTCGGCCCAGCCTGATGAACGAAACTTGCTGCTATATCTCACTATGCGCTTTGCCACCGCCATCCGCCAGATTCAGAACCTGCGTGCTTATCACGCGGGCGACAAACTTTTTGTGGAGGTGGACATCGTGCTCTCGGCTATTACGCCACTTAAAGACAGCCATGACCTGAGTGAGGTACTGACTTATTTCCTCGAGTCCGTTCCCATTGTGGATAGGGCGTTTGTCCATGTAGATTACTTGAGTTACAATGCGCCTACACACATGCTCAAGCAACCTGCTACATGA
- a CDS encoding uncharacterized protein (SECRETED:SignalP(1-17)), which produces MDAVLAVPALLAVIVRACLLDPQNPFHHGLNPGQFPPRLSQPESQPHHLIRIQSSLPSTAMASEKRRLDPPCADREARMGRQRQAGIGAGDLSTELRPLACHPWLTRSA; this is translated from the coding sequence ATGGATGCTGTCCTGGCTGTGCCGGCGCTGCTTGCTGTCATCGTGCGTGCGTGCTTGCTCGATCCCCAGAATCCGTTCCACCATGGTCTGAATCCCGGGCAATTTCCACCACGCCTGTCGCAGCCGGAAAGCCAACCACACCACCTGATTCGCATCCAGTCTTCCCTGCCCTCCACCGCAATGGCTAGCGAGAAGAGGCGCCTGGATCCTCCGTGTGCGGACAGGGAAGCCAGAATGGGACGGCAGCGCCAGGCAGGGATAGGGGCGGGCGACCTGAGCACTGAACTCCGGCCTCTGGCCTGCCACCCATGGCTTACGAGATCGGCCTAG